ACCAGGGCCCAGAATGCACAGCTCCATGCCGCAGTCTCGGTGGCCGGAGTGGCTGCAGCGGTCGCGGCCGTCgcagccgccaccgccgccgcctcagGCTCCGGCAAAGATGACCACGCGGCCCGGGTCGACATGGTGGTCGCGTCCGCTGCCACCCTCGTGGCCGCACAGTGCGTCGAGGCGGCCGAGTCCATGGGGGCTGAGCGTGAGCACCTGGCGTCCGTCGTCGAATCTGCAGTCAGTGTCAGGACTCCCGGAGATATCGTCACTCTTACAGCTGCTGCTGCAACTGGTAATCACAATTTCCTTCCATTTTTTTTCTTGGTTTTGCATGTTTAACTGCTAAGATCATGAGAACTCATGGATTGGCAGCACTACGAGGTGCGGCAACGCTGAAGGCAAGGGCGCTCAAGGACGTGTGGAACATCGCCGCGGTCATACCTGTGGAGAAGGGAGCAATGGGGAATCACAAGAATCACCACCGCAGCAAACAACTCAAGGAATTAGACAGCAAGGGTAGCAGCTTCAGCGACGAGTTCGCTCCCGAGGAAGACAACTTCTTGGGCCTCTGCAGTCAAGAATTCCTTGCCAAGGGGACTGAGCTCCTCAAACGCACCCGTAAAGGTATTGGACTCTAAACGTATGTAGTTCCTATCAGAGGATTCCTTCTGTTAATTGATCTCGTTTCAGGTGCGCTTCACTGGAAGATTGTCTCGGTCTACATAAATCGCATGGGTCAGGTGAGTTATGTGTCTTCGTCTTGGTATTTTTGATCGGGTAAAGTTGTTCCTTGGCTTTGAGATGGTGTTCTCTCCGTAGGTGATGCTCAAGATGAAGAGCCGGCATGTTGGTGGGACTATTACCAAGAAGAAAAAGAGTGAGCGGCCCACACGCACGCCTCCCTCCCTAATCTCTTCCTGTAAGCCTAACTTGGCGTGTGGGAAACACTAAACTGCAGGTGTAGTCATTGAAGTGTGCAAGGAAGTCCAGGCATGGCCGGGGCGGCACCTGGTGGAAGGCGGCGAGAGGCGGCGCTACTTCGGCCTGAGGACGGCGGAGCATCGCATAATCGAGTTCGAGTGCCGGGGCCGGAGGGAGTACGAGATGTGGACTCAGGGAGTGGCGCGCCTGCTCAACATTGTCAAAGAGAGGAAGCACCACAGCTGACTGCGGGCAGGAGCTGCCGGCGCTGCATGCCCAGCTTGTGGCTGGGGATACCAGGGGAGACTGCTTGCTGCATGAGGCACCTGAATCTGAGAGCTGGACAACAGCCTCTGCAATCAAGAAAGAAATGATAATGTATGTGAGGCTGGTCCGTGTAAAATGTGGAAGGGAGGATAATTAGATCAATCAAAATGGCACTTTTCTACCTATTTCAAGATCAAAATCAGCAAAAACATTGACAATAACAAGAACACACTTTTTGTGTCATTAGATATTTGAGATTATTACAGGATCAGGGGAAAGCTTTCCCATGTCCACTGTGCTGGATGATTCGCATAGCACTACAGCCAAGAATGGCCGAGCAAATCATTACCCATTTTTTAAGCTTTCCAAATGGCAGCTGATAGAGCTGAATCCTCAAAGGCAACCAGGTTAGTCAGATCCAAATTACATTATCCCGTAACATTTATGTAATAAGATTCAATTCTGTACAATTCCTGCTGGTTGAATTAGATGTGAGTTGCTTGTTGGGCTGACAACAAATTAGTTCATAGTAGGCTTTAACAGACCATAACCTACCTCCCTTTCATCTAATCCTACATTAAATTAGGGGAGTGTGATGGTCAACGAGGCAGATTTTACAGcagctacatgattccaaaaattaggagaaaatgatagaaaataggaaaaagaaaggaaagaaaacaaggacaacgcaaagagaccgttctcaatcatctaggcaatcttgttgtgattacttgaggagaatttggatattgtgcacgATGACATAAtctttgtatcccagttattctcttgaaaTTGTTGTTTGGGTTTTAGGGCaaaagattaagatttgtatattcattattcttatagtggattatctttagtttgcccgtaatttttacccttcacgttagaggggttttccacgtaaatcttggtattctattttattatgattccatttaattccactgcgtgttatgacctactagtatttgttcatatacaaaatttatttctctttatatcccatcaactggtatcaaagtagggttttggtgatttaatttttgtgtttgaacatggaggtcggtagtgtttctcgcatgattagcttgaatggaaacaattggatgatatgaaaatcaagaatggaagatctcttgtattgtaaatATTTGTATAGACCTTTGTAGAGGGACAATGTAAAACccgcaactatgacagatgatgagtggaagaggttaaatcgaaaaacagttgggtttattcgacatgGCTCGATGACAAtgtctttcaccatatttctattgaaaattctgcatattctctttagaaaaagttgaaaggtctctataaaagaaaaacaattgacaacaaagctttcttgataagaaaaattgtaaacttgaaatataaagagggtacttctattgttgagcatttgaatgaaatacagagtatcattaaccagttatcctctatgaaaatgtctcttgatgatgagttgcaagcatttgttacttctcagttctttgctagaaagttgggagacactggtggtttctcttagtaattctgcgccaaatggtattgtcaccatgagtcaagtaacaaatagtttgttgaatgaggagttgagaagaaagaattcaacatctcagaatgatttgtAAGCAtttatctcaaagaacagaggaaggtcaaagtccaaggatagaaacagttcacgcatgggtagaagtcaagatcataaaaagatattgtttgatgagaaaggacattacaagaatcaatgtaagtaacctaagaagagcaaaaaaaaagggaaaagaagtggagtctatagagtcaaaagataatatcacaactacagtgcaaggtggtgattatttgattttatctccttctgatgatattttttcttgtgtgtgtcaggatcttgagtgagtgattgacacatgtgcttcttatcatgctacaccacggagggagttttttgctacctataggtatgaaaattttggtgttgtcaagatgggcaaccatGGCACGGTAGACATAATTAGCATGAGTGATATttgttaagatcggagcggcactaagagggagaggggtgaattagtgcagcgtattaaaacgtcggttttgaaaaatctttcgtacgataaaaaccgaactcggaattgcttaacttgaaagcgtgttcgtaaaggtgtgcagcaaaagtaatgaggaagtaaagcacgtatgaaggtttgcagtaaggtaaatagcaataagtaaatgcaaactagagaacacgccaattttatagtggttcggtcaaatgacctatatccacttgcgaagccttcttcgatgaggctcccaacttccactagcaaatcactttgaaggggaaggacaaatacccctcttacaacattttacaagtggttcagactcttacagattttcaaagagaatgagggaggtgaacacttaaactatttaaaacaaaacttgctaaagactttgctaaggctttatctcaatctctaacttctcaaaggttgacttctctgttgagaattgaggggtatttatagaccccaagaggattcaaatttgggctccaaattttgaattcctttagGTTCCCaatgctagtggtgccaccgcttgttagtggcggtgccaccgcctgtcaatgtcatattgaccgtttactagcggtgccaccgccgatcggtggcgatgccaccgcttgacctttcaggtgctggacggtgccaccacctagtctgacggtaccatcgcctgatccttcgggttttgggcggtgtcaccgcctagactatttcagctcactggttgggctccaaacttggcccaaaccagttcaaactcaggcccaattggcccatacttgggttataggattaacacctaatcctaaccctaattaacatgctaactacgaatttaaagatatttcctaagttattacaaagtcctcaagtcaagacttcttccggtgagctttcggcgaacttccggtggtcttccgataaactctcataaaccattctgcggactcccgacaagctcctagacttcacgatttgatcttggcaagtttcgacgagcttcttcggtaagctacgatctttctcagcgagctctgcgaacttccgacgtaccttccggcgagcttctgaaaacccttcggcaagctccctacttattctcggctagttctggcaacattctcggctagttctagcaacattctcgacgaaccttcggacttccgtcggactctcgaactcccaatgaatccttcatgcttgattctagcactttgttttgctttatgtctttatcgttatcgtagttaatcctgcacacacaagccaaaactctactccgatctagacaattattacaacgcaaattgacattttgttgcccggcatgtcattggttggcgcttcgtccgattcttcagcgcatcgtcctctcttgcgacttattgcccaattggtggttgacctccgcaccccgatatccttggcgcaattccgctctccttggcccaatgcccgacgtccgaagccttctgctgtccaatatcctgacgtgatctcctccggcgcaatgtcaattcatcctatgtcaactgtctaatcttgatcgagtagacctgcatcactcaaaatgcagttaaacatctaaacacaatcaattagtttcatcatcaaaatccgagattcaacaatattcatataaagaccaaccttggctacaagttggtgcttaaggatgcgaagcatatggttgacttgaggctgaatttaatttcagttggaagactagatgatgaagactataataGCAGATTTCACAGGGGACAATGAAAGCTCAATAAGGGTTcttttgttatagctagtggaaagaaatgtcacactttTTACAGGTTGcaggccaaagcttgtggtgagtagttaaatgctataaagaaagacttcagcatctAGTTATGACATAAGTGActtggacacatgagcgagaaggggctacaagctctttctaagagagagatattgtcagacctcagaggtacacaTATAAACTCTtgcattgattgtttggctggtaaacaacatagagtttcatttgctagtcctactttgtctagaaaaatacatatcttataccatgtttatacagatgtatgtggtcctttgaggacaaaaactcctggtggatctgttaatgttcctagtattagtggtgcactttattttgtcacttttatagataattttttcagaaaagtttgggcctatgctttgaagactaaagattaggttattaatgtcttcaaagagtttcatgccagagttgaaaagaagacaaaaagacaattgaaatgcataatatcatataatggtggtgagtatataggattGTTTAATGGTTACTGCAGGTCACATGACATCCAATATGAGGGGACAGTTCCTGGtatacctcagcataatgctattccagagaggatgaaccacaccatcatggaaaaaatcagatgtatgctttcacaggccaagctacccaaaaggttttgggatgaggctttgaggactacagttaatgtgatcaacttgtcaccatgtacatccctagatggtgatgttgtagagtatgtatggtcagagaaagatgtttcctataagcatttgagagtatttggttatcGTCCATTTGCACTTGtttcagacaatgagaggtccaagttggatggtaagacaaaaaaatatttttttcttagctactcacatgatcattttggttacaagctttaggatccaaaaaagcagaaggtgtttagaagtagagatatgGTCTTATTTGAaggtcaaacctttgaggatttgatgaagaaggcactagccaagacttctgcagaaggattagcagattgtgacctagttactcctctagtatatcaaaGTGATGAGGGAGACGTGCAGGAAGAtgatgtagagcctgatgttgatctacttgcaggacttgttgagcaagaagaagttggagagcaacttccagtagaaccttagttgagaagatcttctagacaacgtcaaccttccaaaagatactatacagatgagtatgtgatgcttactaatgcaggtgaaccagagagttactaggaagcaattgaaagtgagcaaaaaaagaagtggttaattgctatgcaaaaagagatggatgctcttcagaagaaccacacatataattgttaggatcaaagcggcactaagaggagggggtgaattagtgtggcagattgaaacttgtaagtttgaaatcgatttcgtaaatgtgtagagatttcgattcgacgaaggatgacttagtaaaaatagctcgagtaaaggaaggaaACAAAAACTGAAAGTTTGAtgctaagtaaataaatgtttcagaaagttaaacactcacacattcaaggaacatcgcaatttaaagtggttcggtaaaatgacctacatccacttgcgaagccttcttcgatgaggctcccaatttctactagcaaatcactttaaaggggaaggaccaaatacccctcttacaacctttttacaagtggttcacactcttacagatttttcaaagagaaagagggaggtgaacacttaagatattgaaaacaagactttgctaaagctttttctcaatttctaacttctcaaaaaggtgttatctctgctgagaattgaggggtatttataggccccaagcggattcaaatttaggctccaaatttgaattgatttTGGGTTTTTCGGTGCtaccgatgccaccgcctgtcagtgtctgacacttacAGTGTACCAGCGCCAAATGGtattgtcaccatgagtcaagtaacaaatagtttgttgaatgaggagttgagaagtaagaattcaacaacatctcagaatgatttgtAAGCAtttatctcaaagaacagaggaaggtcaaagtccaaggatagaaacagttcacgcatgggttgaagtcaagatcataaaaagatattgtttgatgagaaaggacattacaagaaccaatgtaagtaacctaagaagagcaaaaaaaagggaaaagaagtggagtctatatagtcaaaagataatatcacaactacagtgcaaggtggtgattatttgattttatctccttctgaagatattttttcttgtgtgtgtcaggatcttgagtgagtgattgacacatgtgcttcttatcatgctacaccacggagggagttttttgctacctataggtatgaaaattttggtgttgtcaagatgggcaaccatGGCACGGTAGACATAATTAGCATGAGTGATATttgttaagatcggagcggcactaagagggggaggggtgaattagtgcagcgtattaaaacgtcggttttgaaaaatctttcgtacgataaaaaccgaactcggaattgcttaacttgaaagcgtgttcgtaaaggtgtgcagcaaaagtaatgaggaagtaaagcacgtatgaaggtttgcagtaaggtaaatagcaataagtaaatgcaaactagagaacacgccaattttatagtggttcggtcaaatgacctatatccacttgcgaagccttcttcgatgaggctcccaatttccactagcaaatcactttgaaagggaaggacaaatacccctcttacaacattttacaagtggttcagactcttacagattttcaaagagaatgagggaggtgaacacttaaactatttaaaacaaaacttgctaaagactttgctaaggcttttatctcaatctctaacttctcaaaggttgacttctctgttgagaattgaggggtatttatagaccccaagaggattcaaatttaggctccaaattttgaattcctttaggttcccgatgctagcggtgccatcgcttgttagtggcggtgccaccgcctgtcaatgtcatattgaccgtttactatcggtgccaccgccgatcggtggcgatgccaccgcttgaccttttaggtgctggacggtgccaccacctagtctgacagtaccatcgcctgatccttcgggttttgggcggtgtcaccgcctagactatttcagctcactggttgggctccaaacttggctcaaaccagttcaaactcaggcccaattggcccatacttgggttataggattaacacctaatcctaaccctaattaatatgctaactacgaatttaaagacatttcctaagttattacaaagtccacaagtcaagacttcttccggtgagctttcggcgaacttccggtggtcttccgataaactctcataaaccattctgcggactcccgacaagctcctagacttcacgatttgatcttggcaagtttcgacgagcttcttcggtaagctacgatctttctcagcgagctctgcgaacttccgacgtaccttccggcgagcttctgaaaacccttcggcaagctccctacttattctcggctagttctggcaacattctcggctagttctggcaacattctcgacgaaccttcggacttccgtcggactctcgaactcccaatgaatcctttatGCTTGATtctagcactttgttttgctttatgtctttatcgttatcgtagttaatcctgcacacacaagccaaaactctactccgatctagacaattattacaacgcaaattgacattttgttgctcggcatgtcattggttggcgcttcgtctgattcttcagcgcatcgtcctctcttgcggcttattgcccaattggtggttgacctccgcaccccgatatccttggcgcaattccgctctccttggcccaatgcccgacgtctgaagccttctgctgtccaatatcctgacgtgatctcctccggcgcaatgtcaattcatcctacgtcaactgtctaatcttgatcgagtagacctgcatcactcaaaatgcagttaaacatctaaacacaatcaattagtttcatcatcaaaatccgagattcaacaatattcatataaagaccaaccttggctacaagttggtgcttaaggttgCGAAGcatatggttgacttgaggctgaatttaatttcagttagaagactagatgatgaagactatgatagcagatttcacaaggGACAATGAAAGCTCAATAAGGGTTcttttgttatagctagtggaaagaaatgtcacactttTTACAGGTTGcaggccaaagcttgtggtgagtagttaaatgctataaagaaagacttcagcatctAGTTATGACATAAGTGActtggacacatgagcgagaaggggctacaagctctttctaagagagagatattgtcagacctcagaggtacacaTATAAACTCTtgcattgattgtttggctggtaaacaacatagagtttcatttgctagtcctactttgtctagaaaaatacatatcttataccatgtttatacagatgtatgtggtccgttgaggacaaaaactcctggtggatctgttaatgttccTGGTATTAgtagtgcactttattttgtcacttttatagataattttttcagaaaagtttgggcctatgctttgaagactaaagattagatttttaatgtcttcaaagagtttcatgccagagtTGAAAGGAAGAcaaaaagacaattgaaatgcataatatcatataatggtggtgagtatataggattGTTTAATGGTTACTGCAGGTCACATGACATCCAATATGAggggacagttcctggtacacctcagcataatgctattctagagaggatgaaccacacc
The window above is part of the Musa acuminata AAA Group cultivar baxijiao chromosome BXJ2-6, Cavendish_Baxijiao_AAA, whole genome shotgun sequence genome. Proteins encoded here:
- the LOC103974845 gene encoding VAN3-binding protein-like isoform X1, with translation MEDNREQWRAEAPTHGLRPPEVPKDPMEFLSRSWSASALEVSKALAPPPPPPLLPAPSGAIPEEELEEAVVVAGNPFSFASSATSQMVMERIMSQPEVSPLTSGRPSHSSGPLNGGGSLSDSPPVSPCEMDDLKYCRATNTPKPQHCRGTSKTVGRWLKDRRERKKEETRAQNAQLHAAVSVAGVAAAVAAVAAATAAASGSGKDDHAARVDMVVASAATLVAAQCVEAAESMGAEREHLASVVESAVSVRTPGDIVTLTAAAATALRGAATLKARALKDVWNIAAVIPVEKGAMGNHKNHHRSKQLKELDSKGSSFSDEFAPEEDNFLGLCSQEFLAKGTELLKRTRKGALHWKIVSVYINRMGQVMLKMKSRHVGGTITKKKKSVVIEVCKEVQAWPGRHLVEGGERRRYFGLRTAEHRIIEFECRGRREYEMWTQGVARLLNIVKERKHHS
- the LOC103974845 gene encoding VAN3-binding protein-like isoform X2, whose translation is MEDNREQWRAEAPTHGLRPPEVPKDPMEFLSRSWSASALEVSKALAPPPPPPLLPAPSGAIPEEELEEAVVVAGNPFSFASSATSQMVMERIMSQPEVSPLTSGRPSHSSGPLNGGGSLSDSPPVSPCEMDDLKHCRGTSKTVGRWLKDRRERKKEETRAQNAQLHAAVSVAGVAAAVAAVAAATAAASGSGKDDHAARVDMVVASAATLVAAQCVEAAESMGAEREHLASVVESAVSVRTPGDIVTLTAAAATALRGAATLKARALKDVWNIAAVIPVEKGAMGNHKNHHRSKQLKELDSKGSSFSDEFAPEEDNFLGLCSQEFLAKGTELLKRTRKGALHWKIVSVYINRMGQVMLKMKSRHVGGTITKKKKSVVIEVCKEVQAWPGRHLVEGGERRRYFGLRTAEHRIIEFECRGRREYEMWTQGVARLLNIVKERKHHS